Proteins from one Scylla paramamosain isolate STU-SP2022 chromosome 3, ASM3559412v1, whole genome shotgun sequence genomic window:
- the LOC135094846 gene encoding protein O-mannosyl-transferase TMTC4-like isoform X2, whose translation MVQLLPLSWSLARQALASLLSAGGCGTMVCGGWCGSWDGEQHNLQEREASPRGASSCKAGQNTPLPSWDQDVPAPELPYLMAALLVGLCAGLCFVNSLFGDFVFDDSEAIVNNNDIRGETPLSNLFHNDFWGTRLTHPSSHKSYRPLTVLSFRINYSWGALDPFSYHAVNIVLHCLVSIMSLRVFYVVFGSRAPRAAVLAAILFATHPIHTEAVSGIVGRADLLCALFVFVAFLSYVRAVKQASEEAANRKQSCRWLRRCGQSNVYLMLTAAATATAMLCKEVGITALGVCSAYDIILAHGGVIGRTVILLVLGHSTRAVSSWRSIPDGVVRRMVWRHVVLMVTGVGLLVARWVVMGSTVPRFMKVDNPASFLDSVVFRSLNYQYTYSMNALLLILPIWLCFDWSMGCVPVIVNFSDPRLLTLPVLWVSFVMLLRRGMAQGRGSQTSRFVLMGLAMGIVPFLPATNLFFRVGFVIAERVLYLPVVGVCILVVTGMRELCLAGHLGRRVIQAGYLVLVVVFILRCQQRSREWLTEKQLFNSGLDVCPLNAKVHYNIGKVAADAGDVMEAVRRYREALRLNPDYDQAMNNLANILKDQGHLDEALHLLQQATTLRPDFAAAWMNLGIVQASLGDHGSAENSYLTALSHRSVYPDCLYNLGNLYLEKGDHQAALATWTNATTLKPSLAVAWTNMLILLDSQGLYQPAIDIADQALKHLPNEPALHFNLANTLGKLNRYQESESHFLLATTLDPTNANYWANLGVLYHRWRKYEQAQQSYVHALRLNPTLRSAQDNLSMLLKATGKITR comes from the exons GAGGGTGTGGCACCATGGTGTGTGGTGGCTGGTGTGGCAGCTGGGATGGGGAGCAACACAACCTGCAGGAAAGGGAGGCCTCTCCTCGAGGTGCATCCTCCTGCAAGGCTGGCCAAAACACTCCTTTGCCCTCATGGGATCAAGATGTCCCTGCACCAG AACTGCCATACCTGATGGCAGCCCTGCTGGTGGGTCTGTGTGCTGGATTGTGTTTTGTAAACTCCCTTTTTGGGGACTTTGTCTTTGATGACTCTGAGGCAATAGTCAACAACAATGACATTCGTGGAGAAACGCCGCTCAGCAACCTGTTCCATAATGACTTCTGGGGCACCCGCCTTACCCATCCCTCCAGCCACAAGTCCTACCGTCCCCTCACTGTTCTCTCCTTTAG AATCAACTACTCCTGGGGTGCTCTGGATCCCTTTAGCTACCATGCTGTCAACATTGTGCTGCACTGCCTTGTCAGCATCATGAGTCTACGTGTCTTCTATGTGGTGTTTGGCAGCCGAGCGCCGAGGGCTGCTGTGTTAGCTGCCATTCTGTTTGCCACACACCCAATCCACACAGAGGCA GTTTCAGGAATTGTGGGAAGAGCAGACCTGTTGTGTGCCCTGTTTGTGTTCGTTGCCTTCCTGAGTTATGTGAGGGCTGTCAAGCAGGCATCTGAAGAGGCCGCAAACAGAAAGCAGTCTTGTCGCTG GCTTAGGAGGTGTGGCCAGAGCAACGTGTACCTGATGCTGACGgctgctgccactgccactgccatGCTCTGTAAGGAAGTTGGCATCACTGCACTG GGCGTGTGCAGTGCATACGACATCATCCTGGCACATGGGGGAGTGATTGGACGCACTGTCATCCTCCTGGTTCTTGGCCACAGCACCAGAGCAGTCTCATCATGGAGGAGCATCCCAG ATGGTGTAGTGCGTCGGATGGTGTGGCGTCatgtggtgctgatggtgacGGGTGTGGGCCTGCTGGTGGCACGCTGGGTAGTCATGGGGTCCACTGTTCCCAGGTTCATGAAGGTGGACAACCCCGCCTCCTTCCTGGATAGTGTGGTGTTCAGG AGCTTGAATTATCAGTACACCTACAGTATGAATGCTCTGCTGCTGATCCTCCCAATCTGGCTGTGCTTTGACTGGTCAATGGGCTGTGTGCCAGTCATTGTAAACTTCAGTGATCCAAGACTGCTGACTCTTCCAGTTCTCTGGGTTTCATTTGTAATGTTGCTGAGGCGAGGAATGGCACAGGGCAGAGGAAGTCAGACATCTAG ATTTGTGTTGATGGGGCTGGCCATGGGCATTGTGCCATTCCTGCCCGCCACAAACCTGTTCTTCCGGGTGGGGTTTGTCATAGCAGAGCGTGTGCTGTACCTGCCGGTGGTTGGTGTGTGCATCCTGGTGGTGACTGGCATGAGGGAGCTGTGTCTGGCGGGCCATCTTGGCAGG AGGGTCATCCAGGCTGGCTacctggtgctggtggtggtgttcattcTCCGCTGCCAACAGAGAAGTCGTGAGTGGCTGACTGAGAAGCAGCTTTTCAACTCTGGCCTTGATGTGTGTCCGCTAAATGCCAAG GTTCACTACAACATTGGGAAAGTGGCTGCTGATGCTGGGGATGTGATGGAGGCGGTAAGACGATACAGAGAAGCACTGAGGCTCAACCCAGACTATGACCAGGCCATGAACAACTTGGCCAATATCCTtaag GACCAAGGTCATCTGGATGAAGCCCTTCACCTGCTGCAGCAAGCCACCACACTTCGGCCAGACTTTGCAGCTGCCTGGATGAACCTGGGCATTGTCCAGGCCTCACTAGGAGACCACGGCTCTGCAGAGAACAGTTACCTCACTGCCCTCTCCCACAGATCA GTATACCCAGACTGTTTGTACAACCTGGGGAACCTGTATTTGGAGAAAGGGGACCACCAGGCAGCACTAGCAACCTGGACCAATGCCACCACTCTCAAGCCCTCCCTCGCAGTGGCCTGGACCAACATGCTCATCCTTCTTGATTCCCAGGGACTCTACCAGCCAGCCATTGACATTGCAGACCAAGCACTGAA ACATCTACCAAATGAACCAGCACTGCACTTCAATCTGGCCAACACGCTGGGCAAGCTGAATCGCTACCAGGAGTCAGAGTCACACTTCCTGCTAGCCACCACATTGGATCCTACTAATGCCAACTACTGGGCTAATCTGGGAGTGCTGTACCACCGCTGGCGGAAGTATGAGCAAGCACAGCAGTCCTACGTGCACGCCCTGCGCCTCAACCCTACCTTGCGGAGTGCCCAGGACAACTTGAGTATGCTGCTCAAGGCGACTGGTAAGATAACCAGATAG
- the LOC135094846 gene encoding protein O-mannosyl-transferase TMTC4-like isoform X3 — MVCGGWCGSWDGEQHNLQEREASPRGASSCKAGQNTPLPSWDQDVPAPELPYLMAALLVGLCAGLCFVNSLFGDFVFDDSEAIVNNNDIRGETPLSNLFHNDFWGTRLTHPSSHKSYRPLTVLSFRINYSWGALDPFSYHAVNIVLHCLVSIMSLRVFYVVFGSRAPRAAVLAAILFATHPIHTEAVSGIVGRADLLCALFVFVAFLSYVRAVKQASEEAANRKQSCRWLRRCGQSNVYLMLTAAATATAMLCKEVGITALGVCSAYDIILAHGGVIGRTVILLVLGHSTRAVSSWRSIPDGVVRRMVWRHVVLMVTGVGLLVARWVVMGSTVPRFMKVDNPASFLDSVVFRSLNYQYTYSMNALLLILPIWLCFDWSMGCVPVIVNFSDPRLLTLPVLWVSFVMLLRRGMAQGRGSQTSRFVLMGLAMGIVPFLPATNLFFRVGFVIAERVLYLPVVGVCILVVTGMRELCLAGHLGRRVIQAGYLVLVVVFILRCQQRSREWLTEKQLFNSGLDVCPLNAKVHYNIGKVAADAGDVMEAVRRYREALRLNPDYDQAMNNLANILKDQGHLDEALHLLQQATTLRPDFAAAWMNLGIVQASLGDHGSAENSYLTALSHRSVYPDCLYNLGNLYLEKGDHQAALATWTNATTLKPSLAVAWTNMLILLDSQGLYQPAIDIADQALKHLPNEPALHFNLANTLGKLNRYQESESHFLLATTLDPTNANYWANLGVLYHRWRKYEQAQQSYVHALRLNPTLRSAQDNLSMLLKATGKITR; from the exons ATGGTGTGTGGTGGCTGGTGTGGCAGCTGGGATGGGGAGCAACACAACCTGCAGGAAAGGGAGGCCTCTCCTCGAGGTGCATCCTCCTGCAAGGCTGGCCAAAACACTCCTTTGCCCTCATGGGATCAAGATGTCCCTGCACCAG AACTGCCATACCTGATGGCAGCCCTGCTGGTGGGTCTGTGTGCTGGATTGTGTTTTGTAAACTCCCTTTTTGGGGACTTTGTCTTTGATGACTCTGAGGCAATAGTCAACAACAATGACATTCGTGGAGAAACGCCGCTCAGCAACCTGTTCCATAATGACTTCTGGGGCACCCGCCTTACCCATCCCTCCAGCCACAAGTCCTACCGTCCCCTCACTGTTCTCTCCTTTAG AATCAACTACTCCTGGGGTGCTCTGGATCCCTTTAGCTACCATGCTGTCAACATTGTGCTGCACTGCCTTGTCAGCATCATGAGTCTACGTGTCTTCTATGTGGTGTTTGGCAGCCGAGCGCCGAGGGCTGCTGTGTTAGCTGCCATTCTGTTTGCCACACACCCAATCCACACAGAGGCA GTTTCAGGAATTGTGGGAAGAGCAGACCTGTTGTGTGCCCTGTTTGTGTTCGTTGCCTTCCTGAGTTATGTGAGGGCTGTCAAGCAGGCATCTGAAGAGGCCGCAAACAGAAAGCAGTCTTGTCGCTG GCTTAGGAGGTGTGGCCAGAGCAACGTGTACCTGATGCTGACGgctgctgccactgccactgccatGCTCTGTAAGGAAGTTGGCATCACTGCACTG GGCGTGTGCAGTGCATACGACATCATCCTGGCACATGGGGGAGTGATTGGACGCACTGTCATCCTCCTGGTTCTTGGCCACAGCACCAGAGCAGTCTCATCATGGAGGAGCATCCCAG ATGGTGTAGTGCGTCGGATGGTGTGGCGTCatgtggtgctgatggtgacGGGTGTGGGCCTGCTGGTGGCACGCTGGGTAGTCATGGGGTCCACTGTTCCCAGGTTCATGAAGGTGGACAACCCCGCCTCCTTCCTGGATAGTGTGGTGTTCAGG AGCTTGAATTATCAGTACACCTACAGTATGAATGCTCTGCTGCTGATCCTCCCAATCTGGCTGTGCTTTGACTGGTCAATGGGCTGTGTGCCAGTCATTGTAAACTTCAGTGATCCAAGACTGCTGACTCTTCCAGTTCTCTGGGTTTCATTTGTAATGTTGCTGAGGCGAGGAATGGCACAGGGCAGAGGAAGTCAGACATCTAG ATTTGTGTTGATGGGGCTGGCCATGGGCATTGTGCCATTCCTGCCCGCCACAAACCTGTTCTTCCGGGTGGGGTTTGTCATAGCAGAGCGTGTGCTGTACCTGCCGGTGGTTGGTGTGTGCATCCTGGTGGTGACTGGCATGAGGGAGCTGTGTCTGGCGGGCCATCTTGGCAGG AGGGTCATCCAGGCTGGCTacctggtgctggtggtggtgttcattcTCCGCTGCCAACAGAGAAGTCGTGAGTGGCTGACTGAGAAGCAGCTTTTCAACTCTGGCCTTGATGTGTGTCCGCTAAATGCCAAG GTTCACTACAACATTGGGAAAGTGGCTGCTGATGCTGGGGATGTGATGGAGGCGGTAAGACGATACAGAGAAGCACTGAGGCTCAACCCAGACTATGACCAGGCCATGAACAACTTGGCCAATATCCTtaag GACCAAGGTCATCTGGATGAAGCCCTTCACCTGCTGCAGCAAGCCACCACACTTCGGCCAGACTTTGCAGCTGCCTGGATGAACCTGGGCATTGTCCAGGCCTCACTAGGAGACCACGGCTCTGCAGAGAACAGTTACCTCACTGCCCTCTCCCACAGATCA GTATACCCAGACTGTTTGTACAACCTGGGGAACCTGTATTTGGAGAAAGGGGACCACCAGGCAGCACTAGCAACCTGGACCAATGCCACCACTCTCAAGCCCTCCCTCGCAGTGGCCTGGACCAACATGCTCATCCTTCTTGATTCCCAGGGACTCTACCAGCCAGCCATTGACATTGCAGACCAAGCACTGAA ACATCTACCAAATGAACCAGCACTGCACTTCAATCTGGCCAACACGCTGGGCAAGCTGAATCGCTACCAGGAGTCAGAGTCACACTTCCTGCTAGCCACCACATTGGATCCTACTAATGCCAACTACTGGGCTAATCTGGGAGTGCTGTACCACCGCTGGCGGAAGTATGAGCAAGCACAGCAGTCCTACGTGCACGCCCTGCGCCTCAACCCTACCTTGCGGAGTGCCCAGGACAACTTGAGTATGCTGCTCAAGGCGACTGGTAAGATAACCAGATAG